AATAGCCCAAGCTGCGTAAGCTAAAACCCCAATAGCTTGTGCGCCTAATTGAGCAGCACCTCCACCATTAAGAATTCCAATTCCAGCATCACCATCGATACCCCAAAGACCTATAACTAAAGTTCCCCAAGCACCACAAATACCGTGTACTGAAATCGCACCTACAGCATCATCAATTTTTAATGTTTTTTCTACAAAACCAATTGAAAATACAACAAGAATACCACCAACAAGACCAGCTAATACAGCACCACCTTCGCTCATGTTTCCACAACCAGCAGTAATACTTACTAAACCAGCAAGTGCTCCATTTAAAGTCATACTTAAGTTTGGTTTTCCATTTTTAATCCAAGTTAAAAGTAAAGCACCTAAAGCACCAGCAGAAGCTGCTAAGTTTGTTACTAAAACAACTTGAGAAGCTGCAGTAGCATCATCACCACCCCAAGCTAATTGAGAACCACCATTAAAACCGAACCATCCTAACCAAAGAATAAATACACCTAAAGTAGCATACATTTGGTTGTGACCGTGCATTTCAACAGGCTTACCATCTAAGAATTTCCCGATTCTAGGACCTACCATCCAAGCAGCAACAAGTGCAGCCCATCCACCAACAGAGTGAACAATAGATGATCCAGCAAAATCGATAAATTCAGCAGGCATAATACCATCAGTGTTGTTTAACCAACCACCGTTCCATTCCCAACCACCAGCGATAGGGTAAATAAAAGCAGTTAAAACAATACTAAAAATAGCGTAAGTTGTATATTTTGTTCTTCCGGCTACAGCACCAGAAACAATAGTTGCAGCAGTTGCAGCAAATACAGTTTGGAAGAATAAATCGGCAGCACCTTGAGAGAATGTAAAACCTCCCCAGTGGAAAAATCCACCACCTTGGTCTGCTCCGTACATTAAAGAGTATCCTATAAACCAGAAGGCTAAAGAACCTACTGCGATATCTAGGAAGTTTTTCATGGCAATGTTTACAGCATTCTTAGAATCTGTCATTCCTGACTCCACTAAGAAAAAACCTGCCTGCATGAAGAAAACAAGAATACCGGAGATTAGCATCCACATCATTCCCATATCGCCTTCGATAGCAGCGGTATCCTGAATTAATAAAGGTAAATTTAATATTGACATCATATTATATTTTTTTTGGTTAGTTAATAATAGCACTATTAAATCCCCGCTTTAAAAACGAGGATTTATAATATTTTAATCTTAGAAAGAGTAGATAGCAGCTAAAGTAAATGCAGCTAAGTTATCTGTTGCCATTCCATCGTTATCAACAAATGGCTCATTATTACTCCAAGAATCTAATCTTATTTCTGGCTTAATAATTAAGTTATCTACAGTATAGCTACCTGTTAAAGTTGCAGCAAATACACTTGGCAAATCATCTAAATCTTCAGCATGGTATCCAAAATACTCCCCTCTTAACCCAACAGAAAAGCTATCAGAAGTAGCTACTTGAGGATATAGAGCAGCTCCGTAGAAACCAGCACCGTCATTATCATTATATGCTGCGTTAATTCCCATAAAGAAAGTATCAGACAAATCAAAACCACCAGTATAGTCAACTTCAAAACCTAAACCGTCGTTAGACCCACTATCGTAGTATAAATTTAAGAATTGACCTTTATATCCTAATTGAGCACCTAATGCATATTCTCCAGTCATTGAAGTATCATTAACATCCCATGGATTAGTAATTGCTAACATTAAGCTAAAATCTTCAGATAAAGCAAAATCAGCTTTTATACCCATATGAGAAAAAGGCCCACTAGAAAATAAGTAAGATGTACTGTAGTTAAAGTTTGCAGCAGGAGAAATTACTTCGTACCCTAAAAACGTATTAAATCTACCAAAAGTTAATGTTGTTCCTTCTGAAACATTCCAGTAAACATATGCTTGATTTACAATACCATCTACAATATCACTATTGAAAGTAGCACCTGCACCTCTTGGCCCAGTAACTAAATCAAGTACTGCTCCAGCTTTTTCACCTTCGTAACTCGCTATAAGATTACCCATACCTAAAGCAAATCCTGATTGTCCTGCAAATGCAGTTCCAAAACCAGCACCTACATTATCCGGAGCTGTTAAATACGTTTGGTAATAAGCATCTACACTACCGCTAATAGATAATTTTGGTTTTTCATCTTCTTGAGCAAAGCCTATTGCAGCAACAAAAAGCAGTGAAAGTTTAAAAAAGTTTTTCATAATTGTGTTTATTTTAAAGTTAATAGTTATTGGTTTATTCGTTAAGAACAAGCCAAAACTAGGTCAAAATATTTTAACCCCCATAAAAAACAGGGGTAATTCATCCACTTTTATCAATTACACAATTTTATCCCCGATTTTTTAGGGGTATTCTTGTAAATATTTTTATTTTTTGATTTTTCAACAAATACATTGTTTGAATTATTGTTAGTCTTTTATAAAATTTTATAGCATTCCTGCTATTAAATCAACCAAATATTGGCATTAATTCATATTTCTATAATATTGACTAAAAAAACCGAATTGAATATTTATTAAAAAACTGTCATATTATTGATATATACCTATTTTAATCTTCGCTTCGCCTAAAAAATCGAAATAATGAATTAGCCCCTATTGTATTTCAAATACTAGTACATATCTTTACAATTCAACTCAAGTTTTTAAACGATTATGCTGAAGAAACAAGGACTCTATTTACCGGAATTTGAACACGAAAACTGTGGCGCTGGTTTTATTTGTAATCTTAAAGGAGAAAAAACAAATCAAATTATTCACGACGCGTTAGAAATTCTAGTAAAATTAGAACACCGTGGTGGCGTTAGTGCCGACGGAAAAACTGGTGATGGTGCTGGTTTATTAATTGATATTCCACACGATTATTTTAAACGCGTATGCGATTTCAATATTCCAGAACAAAGAGAATATGCCGTAGGTATGGTGTTTTTGCCAAAGGTGACAAACCAATATAATTTTTGTAAAACTACTTTCGAAAACGAAATTAAAGGGCAAGGGCTTTCTATTTTAGGATGGCGTGAAGTTCCTGTAGATTCGTCTCAATTAGGACCTATTGCCTTAGCATCTGAACCTAATATTGAGCAGTTATTTGTTGGTAAAACAGAAGATATTACCGATGCTGATTTTAGAGCTAAATTATACGCTGCTAGAAAGATAACAGAGCATACTATTAGCCAGTCTAAAATCTCTGAAAGCAACTATTTCTACGTACCAAGTTTCTCTACTAGCACGCTAATATATAAAGGTATTATTATGCCTGAAGATATTGGACCATACTATACAGATTTACAACAAATAGATTTAGTAACTCGTTTAGCGCTAGTTCACCAACGTTTTTCAACGAATACTATGCCAACTTGGGAGTTAGCACAACCGTTTAGATACATGTGCCAGAATGGTGAAATTAACACCCTTCGTGGAAATGTAAGTAGAATGCGTGTTCGTGAAGAAATCATGAAATCTGATGTTTTCGGACCGCAAATAGATAAATTATTCCCAATTATCCTTCCAGGAAAATCCGATTCGGCTTCTATGGATATGGTGGTTGAATTATTAACACACACAGGACGATCATTACCAGAAATCATGATGATGATGATTCCTGAAGCATGGGAAAAACACGCTACCATGTCTGAAGAGCGTAAAGCTTTTTACGAATACAACGCTTGTATCATGGAACCTTGGGATGGTCCGGCATCTGTACCTTTTACAGACGGCGATTATGTTGGGGCTTTATTAGATAGAAATGGTTTAAGACCTTCTCGATATACAATAACTAAAAGTGGTAAATTAATCATGTCGTCAGAGATTGGTGTGGTTGATATTGCTCCCGAAGATGTTGAAAGACACGGACGTTTAGAGCCAGGAAAAATGTTCTTGGTAGACATGAACAAAGGTCGTATTATCGAAGATGAAGAAATAAAAAGTAAAATTGTTTCAGAAAGACCATATAAAGAATGGTTAGACAATACAAGATTACACTTAAAAGACGTTCCTTATAACAACGAAACCTGTTCGATAGAAACTATTGATATCAAAACAAGACAACGTTTATTCAATTATACGTTTGAAGATATTCAAGAAGTTATTACACCAATGGCAATTGTTGGAAAAGAAGCTTTAGGTTCTATGGGTATCGATACACCATTAGCGGTTTTATCGGATAGACCTCAACTTATTTCAAACTACTTTAAGCAATTATTCGCACAAGTAACAAACCCACCATTAGATGGTATTCGTGAAGAAATTGTAACAGATATTAGTTTAAATTTAGGTAAAGACAGAAACATTTTCAGTATTACCGATAGACAGTGTAGAAAACTTAAAATTCAAAATCCGGTAATTTCAAATCCCGATTTAGAAAAAATAAGAAACATTTCAGTTGAAGGTTTTAAAGCTGAAACGATTCAAATGTTATATCCAAAAACACAAGGACTTAATGGTCTGGAAGATGCTTTGGAAGACGTTATAGTACAGATAGAAAAAGCATTGGATCGCAAAACAAACATCATTATCCTTTCAGATAGAGGTGTAAATCAAGAATTTGCTCCAATACCTTGTTTATTAGCTTGTTCTTATGTAAACCACCAATTAAACCGTTTACGTAAGCGTTCTTACTTCGATATTATTATCGAATCTGCAGAACCACGTGAGCCACATCATTTTGCTACTTTATTTGGTTATGGCGCATCTGCTGTAAACCCATATATGGTGAACGAAATTATTAGAATGCAAGTTAAAGAAGGCTTCATTACTGGTATGGACGAGCAAAAAGCCGTTGATAATTTCAACAAAGCGATTGGAAAAGGTATTTTAAAAGTAATGAACAAAATCGGGATCTCAACATTACACTCGTATAGAGGTTCTCAAATTTTCGAAATTGTTGGTTTCAACTCTCAATTTGTTGAAAAATATTTCCCATACACCGCTTCTAGAATTGAAGGTATTGGTTTATATGAAATTGAAAAAGAAATTAACGAACGCTATAAACAAGCCTACCCAGATAATACTATTGATAAAAACTTAGGTTTAAATATTGGTGGTGATTACCGTTGGAGAAGAAATGGCGAACGTCACTTATTCAACCCAACAACAGTTGCTAAACTTCAACAAGCAGTTCGTTTAAGCGACCAGGCTAGTTATGATGTTTACGCAAAAGCAATAAACGAACAGTCGGAAAATTTAATGACCATTCGTGGTTTATTTGAATTCGACAACTTAGATCCAATTCCTTTAGATGAAGTAGAACCATGGACTGAAATCGTTAAACGATTCAAAACAGGTGCTATGTCTTACGGATCTATTTCTCGTGAAGCGCACGAAAATTTAGCGATTGCCATGAACCGTATTGGAGGTAAATCTAATTCTGGTGAAGGTGGAGAAGATCGTAGACGTTTCCAAAAAGATAGTAATGGCGACAGTAGAAACTCTGCAATTAAGCAGGTAGCTTCTGGACGTTTTGGAGTAACTTCTCACTATTTAACAAGTGCGAAGGAAATTCAAATAAAAATGGCTCAAGGTGCAAAACCTGGAGAAGGTGGGCAGTTACCAGGACATAAAGTATTGCCTTGGATTGCTGAAACAAGAAACTCAACACCTTTTGTTGGTTTAATTTCACCACCGCCGCATCACGATATTTATTCTATTGAAGATTTAGCACAACTTATCTACGATTTAAAAAATGCAAATCGTGAAGCAAGAATTAATGTAAAATTAGTTTCAGAAGTTGGTGTAGGTACTATTGCTGCAGGTGTTTCTAAAGCAAAAGCAGATGTAGTTCTTATTTCTGGTTATGATGGAGGAACAGGAGCTTCACCGCTTACCTCTTTAAAACACGCTGGTTTACCTTGGGAACTTGGTTTAGCCGAAGCACAACAAACATTAGTTTTAAACAACCTTAGAAGCCGTATTGTTGTAGAATGTGATGGCCAATTAAAAACAGGTCGTGATGTTGCAATAGCAGCTTTATTAGGAGCTGAAGAATTTGGCTTTGCAACAGCACCATTAGTAGCTTCTGGATGTATCATGATGCGTAAGTGTCATTTAAATACATGCCCTGTTGGTATCGCAACTCAAGATAAAGAGTTACGTAAAAACTTTAAAGGCACACCAGAGCACGTTATTAACTTCTTCTTCTATATTGCTGAAGAATTAAGAGCGATTATGGCGCAATTAGGTTTTAGAACTTTAGGAGAAATGGTTGGGCAAACGCACAAAATCAATTCAAATAAAGCTATAAACCACTATAAAGCAAAAGGTTTAGATTTATCAGCTATTTTACACAGACCAGAAGCATACAAGCATATGTCTGTTAAAAATACAGAGCAACAAGATCACAACTTAGATAATGTTATTGATTTCAGAATTCTTAAAGATTCGCATCGCGCACTTTACAGAAAAGAAAAAATGAACTTATCATACCCAATAAAAAACACAGACCGTTCAGTAGGAGCCATTGTAAGTAACGAAATTTCTAAAATTTACGGACACCTTGGTTTACCAGAAGATACTTTAAATATTAAGTTTACAGGTTCTGCCGGTCAAAGTTTTGGAGCTTTTGGTGCACACGGTTTAACATTTATGGTCGACGGAAATACAAACGATTATTTAGGTAAAGGTTTATCTGGAGCTAAATTAATCGTGAAGAAACCTGCTAAAGCAGACTTCTTAGCCGAAAACAACATTATAGTTGGTAACGTTTGTTTATTTGGAGCCGTACAAGGTGAAGCATACATTAACGGTATTGCTGGAGAACGTTTTGCAGTAAGAAACTCTGGAGCAACTACAGTTGTAGAAGGTGTAGGTGATCACTGTTGTGAATACATGACAGGTGGTAAAGTTGTTGTTCTTGGATCTACAGGAAGAAACTTTGCAGCTGGTATGAGTGGTGGTATTGCTTATGTTTACGATCCAGAAAACAAATTTGTAAACGGACTTTGTAATACTGAAACTATCGAATTTGAAGATATTACAGCAGAAGATGCAGAAGATTTAAAAGCAACAATTCAAAAACACGTAACATATACCGAAAGTAAATTAGGTAAACGATTACTAGAAGATTGGGACACAAGCTTAAGCAATTTTGTTCGCGTTATGCCAACAGAATACAAAAGCGCTTTAATACGCTTAGCAACTGAAGAACCAATGGTAGAAGAATTAACAATAGGATAGGAAATGGGAAAAGTAACAGGATTTAAAGAATTTGAAAGACAAGATGAAACTTACACGCCCGTAGCAGATCGTGTTAAGGATTATAAAGAATTTACCGTTCCATTAAAAGAAGAAGAGATTACCAAACAAGGTTCTCGTTGTATGGATTGTGGTATTCCATTTTGCCATAGTGGTTGCCCACTTGGTAATTTAATACCAGATTTTAACCATATGGTACACCAAGGTGAGTGGCAAAAAGCCTCTTGGTTATTACACTCAACTAACAATTTCCCGGAGTTTACAGGTCGTTTATGTCCTGCTCCATGTGAAAAATCGTGTGTACTAGGTATTATTGAAGATCCCGTGGCTATTGAAAATATTGAAAAAAATATTGTAGAGCGTGCCTTTAAAGAAGGCTGGATTAAACCACAACCACCAAAAACTAGAACAGGAAAAACTGTAGCCGTTGTAGGTTCTGGTCCTGCTGGTTTAGCCGCTGCTCAACAATTAAATAGAGCTGGACACACCGTTACTGTTTTTGAACGTGATGATGAAGTTGGTGGATTATTACGCTACGGAATTCCTAATTTCAAAATGGAAAAAGGA
The window above is part of the Algibacter sp. L3A6 genome. Proteins encoded here:
- a CDS encoding ammonium transporter, whose translation is MSILNLPLLIQDTAAIEGDMGMMWMLISGILVFFMQAGFFLVESGMTDSKNAVNIAMKNFLDIAVGSLAFWFIGYSLMYGADQGGGFFHWGGFTFSQGAADLFFQTVFAATAATIVSGAVAGRTKYTTYAIFSIVLTAFIYPIAGGWEWNGGWLNNTDGIMPAEFIDFAGSSIVHSVGGWAALVAAWMVGPRIGKFLDGKPVEMHGHNQMYATLGVFILWLGWFGFNGGSQLAWGGDDATAASQVVLVTNLAASAGALGALLLTWIKNGKPNLSMTLNGALAGLVSITAGCGNMSEGGAVLAGLVGGILVVFSIGFVEKTLKIDDAVGAISVHGICGAWGTLVIGLWGIDGDAGIGILNGGGAAQLGAQAIGVLAYAAWAIVLSFVFLFIMKKTIGLRVTEKEEIAGLDWTEHGSIAYHGKRQREIDEE
- a CDS encoding outer membrane beta-barrel protein, with translation MKNFFKLSLLFVAAIGFAQEDEKPKLSISGSVDAYYQTYLTAPDNVGAGFGTAFAGQSGFALGMGNLIASYEGEKAGAVLDLVTGPRGAGATFNSDIVDGIVNQAYVYWNVSEGTTLTFGRFNTFLGYEVISPAANFNYSTSYLFSSGPFSHMGIKADFALSEDFSLMLAITNPWDVNDTSMTGEYALGAQLGYKGQFLNLYYDSGSNDGLGFEVDYTGGFDLSDTFFMGINAAYNDNDGAGFYGAALYPQVATSDSFSVGLRGEYFGYHAEDLDDLPSVFAATLTGSYTVDNLIIKPEIRLDSWSNNEPFVDNDGMATDNLAAFTLAAIYSF
- the gltB gene encoding glutamate synthase large subunit, with the translated sequence MLKKQGLYLPEFEHENCGAGFICNLKGEKTNQIIHDALEILVKLEHRGGVSADGKTGDGAGLLIDIPHDYFKRVCDFNIPEQREYAVGMVFLPKVTNQYNFCKTTFENEIKGQGLSILGWREVPVDSSQLGPIALASEPNIEQLFVGKTEDITDADFRAKLYAARKITEHTISQSKISESNYFYVPSFSTSTLIYKGIIMPEDIGPYYTDLQQIDLVTRLALVHQRFSTNTMPTWELAQPFRYMCQNGEINTLRGNVSRMRVREEIMKSDVFGPQIDKLFPIILPGKSDSASMDMVVELLTHTGRSLPEIMMMMIPEAWEKHATMSEERKAFYEYNACIMEPWDGPASVPFTDGDYVGALLDRNGLRPSRYTITKSGKLIMSSEIGVVDIAPEDVERHGRLEPGKMFLVDMNKGRIIEDEEIKSKIVSERPYKEWLDNTRLHLKDVPYNNETCSIETIDIKTRQRLFNYTFEDIQEVITPMAIVGKEALGSMGIDTPLAVLSDRPQLISNYFKQLFAQVTNPPLDGIREEIVTDISLNLGKDRNIFSITDRQCRKLKIQNPVISNPDLEKIRNISVEGFKAETIQMLYPKTQGLNGLEDALEDVIVQIEKALDRKTNIIILSDRGVNQEFAPIPCLLACSYVNHQLNRLRKRSYFDIIIESAEPREPHHFATLFGYGASAVNPYMVNEIIRMQVKEGFITGMDEQKAVDNFNKAIGKGILKVMNKIGISTLHSYRGSQIFEIVGFNSQFVEKYFPYTASRIEGIGLYEIEKEINERYKQAYPDNTIDKNLGLNIGGDYRWRRNGERHLFNPTTVAKLQQAVRLSDQASYDVYAKAINEQSENLMTIRGLFEFDNLDPIPLDEVEPWTEIVKRFKTGAMSYGSISREAHENLAIAMNRIGGKSNSGEGGEDRRRFQKDSNGDSRNSAIKQVASGRFGVTSHYLTSAKEIQIKMAQGAKPGEGGQLPGHKVLPWIAETRNSTPFVGLISPPPHHDIYSIEDLAQLIYDLKNANREARINVKLVSEVGVGTIAAGVSKAKADVVLISGYDGGTGASPLTSLKHAGLPWELGLAEAQQTLVLNNLRSRIVVECDGQLKTGRDVAIAALLGAEEFGFATAPLVASGCIMMRKCHLNTCPVGIATQDKELRKNFKGTPEHVINFFFYIAEELRAIMAQLGFRTLGEMVGQTHKINSNKAINHYKAKGLDLSAILHRPEAYKHMSVKNTEQQDHNLDNVIDFRILKDSHRALYRKEKMNLSYPIKNTDRSVGAIVSNEISKIYGHLGLPEDTLNIKFTGSAGQSFGAFGAHGLTFMVDGNTNDYLGKGLSGAKLIVKKPAKADFLAENNIIVGNVCLFGAVQGEAYINGIAGERFAVRNSGATTVVEGVGDHCCEYMTGGKVVVLGSTGRNFAAGMSGGIAYVYDPENKFVNGLCNTETIEFEDITAEDAEDLKATIQKHVTYTESKLGKRLLEDWDTSLSNFVRVMPTEYKSALIRLATEEPMVEELTIG